GATTGGGCTTGGCCATTACAAGCCAGATCGTTGCCGATCACGCAGGGACGATTTCCGCGGAGAGCGTCCCGGCGGAGGGCGCTGTCTTTGCCGTGCGCCTGCCGGCGCCGCCCGCCGGGGGAGAGCGCCTTGAAACAATGGGGCTCGGCCGCGAAACCAGGGCTGTTGAAGGCAAAAAAATTTTGGTCGTCGATGATGAGCGGAATCTGGCTCAAATGACGGCCAGGCTTTTAAAAAAGATGGGGCATGTTGGGGAAGCGGTTTACGGCGGAGCCCCGGCGCTTAAAAAAATCAAGCGCAAAAAGTATGATTTTCTTTTGGTTGATCTTGAGATGCCGGGCATGAATGGGCGGGATTTCTACCGGGCGCTTAAGGCTGATCACCCGGCCTTTTGCGAGCGCCTTATTTTTATGACTGGGGATGTTCTTTCCGCCGGATCGTTTGAATTTTTTGAAACAAACAAGCTGCCCTACATCACCAAGCCTTTCGGCAGCCGGGAATTGGCGGAGATGATCGAGCGGCGTTTGAAATTAGGCCTTAGGGACCCTTAAGGCCGACTGAAATGCCCAGGATTTTGATCGTTGACGACGACGCTTCTATCGCCGAGCTGGTTCAACGCACGTTAAGCAAGAGCATCCCGGATTGTTCCGTCTGCGTTCTGCGCTCCGGCAAAAAGGTCTTGGCCACGGCTCTGGCGTACAGACCTCAGTTGATGATCTTGGATTGGGTTTTAGGCCGCGGCGAAACGGGTGCGAGCATTTGCCGGGCGCTTAAATCAAACCGCGCGACCAAGGACGCGGCGATTCTGGTCATTACCGGCCAGCGTTTGAGCGAAAACGACCGGATGAAAAGCATCGCTTTCGGCGCGGACGCTTATTTGCCCAAACCCTTTACGCTCAAACGTTTGGTGGGCCATGCCAAAGCCCTGCTGAGACGCAGCGCGATCACCAATCGTCCCTCCGGCGGTACGCTGGAGGCGGCGGGTTTGGCGCTTAATCGCCGCAAGCGCGACGTTTGCGCCGGGGAGTCCGGGGTCCGGCGTTTGCCTCCGCGTTTGTTTAATCTTCTTTGGCTTTTGGTTAAGCATTATCCTCAACCGGTTTCTGCGCGTTATTTTTTGCGTTATGCGTGGCCCAGCGGCCCGGTGCGCGATAATGAGGTGGCGGTTGAAATTTCCCGTTTAAAACACGCGCTCGAGGGCCTTTGCTCCATCGAAACCGTACCCGGCGCCGGGTATCGGCTGGCCCGGCGATCCTGATCTATTTTTTCCTGTTTTGACCCCCTTGCTTTAACCTTGCCGACTCGTTGATTCGGGTCATTTACTCGACGGAAAATGACCTTTTTCTTGCTATCGCGAGCGGTCGTGGGTAAAACATATTCATGCTCCTGAAGCGCGGTTTTCCCATTTTCACTTTGCGGGGGAATCTTTTTTTGATCGTCGTGATCGCCCTGATGCCGGGTTTAATGATTCTTTGCTGGGGCGCTTTCGAGGAGCGGCGCCGGGCGTCGCGGGAGATCGAAGTAAATATCGAGCGCA
This region of Elusimicrobiota bacterium genomic DNA includes:
- a CDS encoding response regulator transcription factor translates to MPRILIVDDDASIAELVQRTLSKSIPDCSVCVLRSGKKVLATALAYRPQLMILDWVLGRGETGASICRALKSNRATKDAAILVITGQRLSENDRMKSIAFGADAYLPKPFTLKRLVGHAKALLRRSAITNRPSGGTLEAAGLALNRRKRDVCAGESGVRRLPPRLFNLLWLLVKHYPQPVSARYFLRYAWPSGPVRDNEVAVEISRLKHALEGLCSIETVPGAGYRLARRS